One Amorphoplanes digitatis genomic window carries:
- a CDS encoding MBL fold metallo-hydrolase: MAYTGDVTHGGGPAVRELAGLTVKKVSVGPMDNNAYVLTCRSDGSQLLIDAANDAETLLELIGPAGLATVVTTHRHPDHTGALKEIVKATGARSVAGADDAAAIPLVTDTVSDGDTIAVGDCTLEVIHLVGHTPGSIVLLYREPGGIAHLWTGDSLFPGGPGGTRNPKDFASLMGDLETKIFGRLPDDTWFYPGHGKDSTIGAERPAIPEWRARGW; the protein is encoded by the coding sequence ATGGCATACACCGGAGACGTCACACACGGCGGCGGTCCCGCGGTCCGCGAGCTAGCCGGCCTCACCGTCAAGAAGGTGTCGGTCGGCCCGATGGACAACAACGCGTACGTGCTGACCTGCCGCTCGGACGGCTCGCAGCTGCTGATCGACGCGGCGAACGACGCGGAGACGCTGTTGGAGCTGATCGGCCCGGCCGGGCTGGCGACGGTCGTGACGACACACCGCCACCCGGACCACACCGGCGCGCTGAAGGAGATCGTGAAGGCGACCGGCGCACGCTCGGTGGCCGGCGCCGACGACGCTGCGGCCATCCCCCTCGTGACCGACACGGTGAGCGACGGCGACACCATCGCTGTCGGTGACTGCACCCTCGAGGTCATCCACCTGGTCGGCCACACGCCGGGCTCGATCGTGCTGCTCTACCGCGAGCCGGGCGGCATCGCACACCTGTGGACCGGCGACAGCCTCTTCCCGGGCGGCCCCGGCGGAACCAGGAACCCGAAGGACTTCGCGAGCCTCATGGGCGACCTGGAGACCAAGATCTTCGGCCGGCTGCCCGACGACACCTGGTTCTATCCGGGCCACGGCAAGGACAGCACCATCGGCGCCGAGCGGCCGGCCATCCCCGAATGGCGCGCACGCGGCTGGTGA
- a CDS encoding DUF1269 domain-containing protein, which produces MTTFTVWKFDGPERADRAALVLRDAARDGLVKILDHAVVSWPEGAEHPTTKHSHDENKRGAGWGAFWGVLVGALFFVPVAGGVAGAAIGALAKSTEDVGITKQQLETIRTEVTEGSSALFIVTEEGDLDRLGERFHGMEKKLIATNLTEGERDILIETFGGA; this is translated from the coding sequence ATGACCACTTTCACGGTGTGGAAGTTCGACGGTCCGGAGCGCGCCGACCGGGCCGCTCTGGTCCTGCGGGACGCGGCGCGGGACGGGCTGGTCAAGATTCTCGACCACGCGGTCGTGAGCTGGCCGGAGGGCGCCGAGCACCCGACCACCAAGCACTCGCACGACGAGAACAAGCGCGGTGCGGGCTGGGGCGCGTTCTGGGGTGTCCTGGTCGGCGCGCTGTTCTTCGTCCCGGTGGCCGGCGGCGTCGCCGGCGCGGCGATCGGCGCCCTCGCCAAGTCGACCGAGGACGTCGGGATCACCAAGCAGCAGCTGGAGACGATCCGCACCGAGGTGACCGAGGGGAGCTCGGCGCTGTTCATCGTGACCGAGGAGGGCGACCTCGACCGGCTGGGCGAGCGCTTCCACGGCATGGAGAAGAAGCTGATCGCGACGAACCTCACCGAGGGCGAGCGGGACATCCTGATCGAGACCTTCGGCGGTGCCTGA